A part of Rhopalosiphum maidis isolate BTI-1 chromosome 3, ASM367621v3, whole genome shotgun sequence genomic DNA contains:
- the LOC113557786 gene encoding uncharacterized protein LOC113557786: MAGSIANMKKHYNQKSFTYVPPTPPAELIDCSNFILDFTERKFLNVGLDPADKFNTIVQVITPLRYVNISSDFLRRIFSLMGNILSFILDLPQKYKRNLFLETEIISLSSMVYKRENMLVIESKTQAGCRVLLNRADLMKLQYLEWCIFETVVPKSTIIRPVVLKQFDMFLNYIDVESTKVDSPPKTPEEMVTFIKNVRDESVISKIPKYDVNFISQLKMYASSQLAEHWAQRLSGKMSPELFTESEVRLISPPRYSSMSPMYDDFNPSQAADEDRGIEEFLTQVTQPIDDLESLPPAIIDNHSTGNDSDNFTQYPLWYNNRIKSPPTSLAVDENDGPTSFNHSPSILDFTGGMPTKKRNVKRKLF; encoded by the exons ATGGCCGGTTCAATCGCTAACATGAAAAAACACTACAATCAGAAAAGTTTTACATATGTTCCACCAACACCGCCTGCAGAGCTCATCGACTGTAGCAATTTCATTCTCGACTTCACCGAGCgtaaatttttgaatgtaGGACTTGATCCTGCAGATAAATTTAACACCATAGTACAAGTCATTACTCCTTTgagatatgtaaatatatcatCTGATTTTCTAAGACGTATATTCTCACTTATGGGGAACATTCTATCTTTTATACTCGACCTACCTCAAAAATACAAGCGGAATTTATTTCTGGAAACAGAAATTATTTCACTATCTAGTATGGTGTATAAAAGAGAAAATATGCTTGTCATCGAATCAAAAACACAAGCCGGATGTCGAGTATTGCTAAATCGTGCAGATTTAATGAAATTGCAATATTTAGAATGGTGCATATTTGAAACAGTCGTTCCAAAGTCAACCATCATACGGCCAGTTGTCTTAAAACAATTCGATATGTTTTTGAACTATATCGATGTTGAATCCACCAAAGTTGATTCACCACCGAAAACACCTGAAGAAATGGtcacatttatcaaaaatgtacgCGACGAAAgtgtaatttcaaaaattccaaaatatgaTGTCAATTTCATCAGTCAACTCAAAATGTATGCTTCTTCACAATTAGCTGAACATTGGGCGCAACGATTGAGCGGAAAAATGTCTCCAGag ttattcacTGAATCCGAAGTGAGACTCATTTCACCTCCAAGATACTCGAGTATGTCTCCAATGTATGATGATTTTAACCCTTCGCAG gcaGCTGACGAGGATCGTGGTATTGAAGAATTTTTAACACAAGTGACACAG ccTATTGATGATCTTGAGAGTCTACCACCGGCGATCATAGACAATCATTCTACAGGAAATGATTCGGACAATTTTACGCAATACCCCCTATGGTATAATAACCGCATAAAATCCCCACCAACAAGCCTCGCAGTTGATGAGAACGACGGTCCAACGTCTTTTAACCACTCGCCATCAATTCTCGACTTCACAGGCGGCATGCCCACGAAAAAACGGAATGTAAAACGCAAACTCTTTTGa